A genomic region of Tamandua tetradactyla isolate mTamTet1 chromosome 2, mTamTet1.pri, whole genome shotgun sequence contains the following coding sequences:
- the RAD54L gene encoding DNA repair and recombination protein RAD54-like isoform X2, with translation MRRSLAPSQLAKRKPGGGVSDDEDWQPGAVTPKKQKSSSKTQSQDCFQSPFRKPLTQLTNGGPCLDSSQHEAFIRTILSKPFKVPIPNYQGPLGSRALGLKRAGVRRALHDPLEEGALVLYEPPPLSAHDQLKLDKEKLSVHVVVDPVLSKVLRPHQREGVKFLWECVTSRRIPGSQGCIMADEMGLGKTLQCITLMWTLLRQSPECKPEIDKAVVVSPSSLVKNWYNEVGKWLGGRIHPLAIDGGSKEEIDQKLEGFMNQRGTRVPSPILIISYETFRLHVGVLQKGSVGLIICDEGHRLKNSENQTYQALDSLNTSRRVLISGTPIQNDLLEYFSLVHFVNSGILGTAHEFKKHFELPILRGRDAAASEADRHLGEERLQELTSIVNRCLIRRTSDILSKYLPVKIEQVVCCRLTHLQMELYKRFLRQAKPAEELREGSKISVSSLSSITSLKKLCNHPLLIYDKCVAEEDGFQGALELFPPGYSSKTLEPQLSGKMLVLDYILAVTRSRSSDKVVLVSNYTQTLDLFEKLCRARRYLYVRLDGTMSIKKRAKVVERFNSLSSPDFVFMLSSKAGGCGLNLIGANRLVMFDPDWNPANDEQAMARVWRDGQKKTCYIYRLLSAGTIEEKIFQRQSHKKALSSCVVDKEQDVERHFSLGELKELFTLDEASLSDTHDRLHCRRCVNNRQVRPPPDGYDCTSDLAQWNHSSDKRGLQDENF, from the exons gAAGCATTTATTCGAACCATTTTGTCAAAGCCTTTCAAAGTTCCCATTCCAAATTACCAAG GTCCTCTGGGCTCTCGGGCATTGGGCCTCAAAAGGGCTGGGGTCCGTCGGGCTCTACATGACCCCCTGGAAGAAGGTGCCTTGGTTCTGTACGAACCTCCCCCACTGAGTGCCCATGACCAGCTGAAGCTTGATAA GGAAAAACTCTCTGTCCATGTGGTCGTTGATCCTGTTCTCAGTAAGGTCTTGCGGCCTCATCAGAGAGAG GGAGTGAAGTTCCTGTGGGAGTGTGTAACCAGTCGGCGCATCCCTGGTAGCCAAGGCTGCATTATGGCTGATGAGATGGGCCTGGGCAAGACACTGCAGTGCATCACGTTGATGTGGACACTTTTGCGCCAGAGTCCAGAGTGCAAGCCAGAAATTGACAAAGCAGTGGTGGTGTCACCCTCCAGCCTGGTGAAGAACTGGTACAATGAGGTTGGGAAATGGCTTGGAGGGAGAATCCATCCTCTGGCCATCGACGGAGGCTCTAAGGAAGAGATAGACCAAAAACTGG AAGGATTCATGAACCAGCGTGGAACCAGAGTGCCGTCTCCCATCCTCATCATCTCCTATGAGACATTCCGCCTTCATGTTGGAGTCCTCCAAAAAGGGAGTGTTGGATTGATCATATGCGATGAG GGACACAGGCTCAAGAACTCGGAGAATCAGACTTACCAGGCCTTGGACAGTTTGAACACCAGCCGGCGGGTGCTTATCTCTGGGACTCCCATCCAGAACGATCTGCTTGAGTATTTCAGCTTGgtacattttgttaattcaggCATCCTGG GGACTGCCCATGAGTTCAAGAAGCATTTTGAATTGCCAATTTTGAGGGGTCGAGATGCAGCTGCCAGTGAGGCAGATAGGCATCTAGGAGAGGAGCGACTGCAGGAGCTCACCAGCATTGTGAATAG GTGTCTGATCCGGAGAACATCTGATATCCTTTCTAAATATTTGCCTGTGAAGATTGAGCAGGTGGTTTGTTGTAG GTTGACACACCTTCAGATGGAGTTATATAAGAGGTTTCTGAGACAGGCTAAGCCAGCAGAAGAGTTGCGTGAGGGCAGCAAGATAAGTGTGTCTTCCCTTTCTTCTATCACCTCACTAAAGAAGCTCTGTAATC ATCCATTGCTGATCTATGATAAGTGTGTTGCGGAGGAGGATGGCTTCCAAGGTGCCTTGGAACTATTTCCCCCTGGTTATAGCTCCAAGACTCTAGAGCCTCAGCTGTCAG GTAAGATGCTGGTTCTTGATTACATTCTGGCGGTGACCCGGAGCCGCAGCAGTGACAAAGTAGTGCTGGTATCCAATTACACCCAGACATTGGACCTCTTTGAGAAGCTCTGCCGGGCCCGAAG GTACTTGTATGTCCGCCTGGATGGCACGATGTCCATCAAGAAGCGAGCCAAGGTTGTAGAACGCTTCAACAGTCTATCG AGCCCTGACTTTGTCTTCATGCTGAGCAGCAAAGCTGGGGGCTGTGGCCTCAATCTCATTGGGGCTAACCGGCTGGTCATGTTTGACCCTGACTGGAACCCAGCTAATGATGAACAAGCCATGGCCCGGGTCTGGCGTGATGGCCAAAAAAAGACTTGCTATATCTACCGCCTGCTGTCT GCAGGAACCATTGAAGAGAAGATCTTCCAACGTCAGAGCCACAAGAAGGCACTGAGCAGCTGTGTGGTGGACAAGGAGCAGGATGTGGAGCGGCACTTCTCTCTGGGCGAGTTGAAGGAGCTGTTTACCTTGGATGAGGCTAGCCTCAGTGACACACATGACAG GTTGCACTGCCGCCGCTGTGTCAACAACCGCCAGGTCCGGCCACCCCCTGATGGTTACGACTGCACCTCAGATCTGGCTCAATGGAACCATAGCAGTGATAAGCGTGGGCTCCAGGATGAG AACTTTTAG
- the RAD54L gene encoding DNA repair and recombination protein RAD54-like isoform X3 yields the protein MEAFIRTILSKPFKVPIPNYQGPLGSRALGLKRAGVRRALHDPLEEGALVLYEPPPLSAHDQLKLDKEKLSVHVVVDPVLSKVLRPHQREGVKFLWECVTSRRIPGSQGCIMADEMGLGKTLQCITLMWTLLRQSPECKPEIDKAVVVSPSSLVKNWYNEVGKWLGGRIHPLAIDGGSKEEIDQKLEGFMNQRGTRVPSPILIISYETFRLHVGVLQKGSVGLIICDEGHRLKNSENQTYQALDSLNTSRRVLISGTPIQNDLLEYFSLVHFVNSGILGTAHEFKKHFELPILRGRDAAASEADRHLGEERLQELTSIVNRCLIRRTSDILSKYLPVKIEQVVCCRLTHLQMELYKRFLRQAKPAEELREGSKISVSSLSSITSLKKLCNHPLLIYDKCVAEEDGFQGALELFPPGYSSKTLEPQLSGKMLVLDYILAVTRSRSSDKVVLVSNYTQTLDLFEKLCRARRYLYVRLDGTMSIKKRAKVVERFNSLSSPDFVFMLSSKAGGCGLNLIGANRLVMFDPDWNPANDEQAMARVWRDGQKKTCYIYRLLSAGTIEEKIFQRQSHKKALSSCVVDKEQDVERHFSLGELKELFTLDEASLSDTHDRLHCRRCVNNRQVRPPPDGYDCTSDLAQWNHSSDKRGLQDEVLQAAWDAASTAITFVFHQRSHEEQQGLH from the exons ATG gAAGCATTTATTCGAACCATTTTGTCAAAGCCTTTCAAAGTTCCCATTCCAAATTACCAAG GTCCTCTGGGCTCTCGGGCATTGGGCCTCAAAAGGGCTGGGGTCCGTCGGGCTCTACATGACCCCCTGGAAGAAGGTGCCTTGGTTCTGTACGAACCTCCCCCACTGAGTGCCCATGACCAGCTGAAGCTTGATAA GGAAAAACTCTCTGTCCATGTGGTCGTTGATCCTGTTCTCAGTAAGGTCTTGCGGCCTCATCAGAGAGAG GGAGTGAAGTTCCTGTGGGAGTGTGTAACCAGTCGGCGCATCCCTGGTAGCCAAGGCTGCATTATGGCTGATGAGATGGGCCTGGGCAAGACACTGCAGTGCATCACGTTGATGTGGACACTTTTGCGCCAGAGTCCAGAGTGCAAGCCAGAAATTGACAAAGCAGTGGTGGTGTCACCCTCCAGCCTGGTGAAGAACTGGTACAATGAGGTTGGGAAATGGCTTGGAGGGAGAATCCATCCTCTGGCCATCGACGGAGGCTCTAAGGAAGAGATAGACCAAAAACTGG AAGGATTCATGAACCAGCGTGGAACCAGAGTGCCGTCTCCCATCCTCATCATCTCCTATGAGACATTCCGCCTTCATGTTGGAGTCCTCCAAAAAGGGAGTGTTGGATTGATCATATGCGATGAG GGACACAGGCTCAAGAACTCGGAGAATCAGACTTACCAGGCCTTGGACAGTTTGAACACCAGCCGGCGGGTGCTTATCTCTGGGACTCCCATCCAGAACGATCTGCTTGAGTATTTCAGCTTGgtacattttgttaattcaggCATCCTGG GGACTGCCCATGAGTTCAAGAAGCATTTTGAATTGCCAATTTTGAGGGGTCGAGATGCAGCTGCCAGTGAGGCAGATAGGCATCTAGGAGAGGAGCGACTGCAGGAGCTCACCAGCATTGTGAATAG GTGTCTGATCCGGAGAACATCTGATATCCTTTCTAAATATTTGCCTGTGAAGATTGAGCAGGTGGTTTGTTGTAG GTTGACACACCTTCAGATGGAGTTATATAAGAGGTTTCTGAGACAGGCTAAGCCAGCAGAAGAGTTGCGTGAGGGCAGCAAGATAAGTGTGTCTTCCCTTTCTTCTATCACCTCACTAAAGAAGCTCTGTAATC ATCCATTGCTGATCTATGATAAGTGTGTTGCGGAGGAGGATGGCTTCCAAGGTGCCTTGGAACTATTTCCCCCTGGTTATAGCTCCAAGACTCTAGAGCCTCAGCTGTCAG GTAAGATGCTGGTTCTTGATTACATTCTGGCGGTGACCCGGAGCCGCAGCAGTGACAAAGTAGTGCTGGTATCCAATTACACCCAGACATTGGACCTCTTTGAGAAGCTCTGCCGGGCCCGAAG GTACTTGTATGTCCGCCTGGATGGCACGATGTCCATCAAGAAGCGAGCCAAGGTTGTAGAACGCTTCAACAGTCTATCG AGCCCTGACTTTGTCTTCATGCTGAGCAGCAAAGCTGGGGGCTGTGGCCTCAATCTCATTGGGGCTAACCGGCTGGTCATGTTTGACCCTGACTGGAACCCAGCTAATGATGAACAAGCCATGGCCCGGGTCTGGCGTGATGGCCAAAAAAAGACTTGCTATATCTACCGCCTGCTGTCT GCAGGAACCATTGAAGAGAAGATCTTCCAACGTCAGAGCCACAAGAAGGCACTGAGCAGCTGTGTGGTGGACAAGGAGCAGGATGTGGAGCGGCACTTCTCTCTGGGCGAGTTGAAGGAGCTGTTTACCTTGGATGAGGCTAGCCTCAGTGACACACATGACAG GTTGCACTGCCGCCGCTGTGTCAACAACCGCCAGGTCCGGCCACCCCCTGATGGTTACGACTGCACCTCAGATCTGGCTCAATGGAACCATAGCAGTGATAAGCGTGGGCTCCAGGATGAGGTACTCCAGGCTGCCTGGGATGCTGCCTCCACTGCTATCACCTTCGTCTTCCACCAGCGCTCCCATGAGGAGCAGCAAGGGCTTCACTGA
- the LRRC41 gene encoding leucine-rich repeat-containing protein 41 isoform X1: MAAPEAWRARSCWFCEVAAATTMEATSREAAPAKSSASGPSAPPALFELCGRAVSAHMGVLESGVWALPGPILQSILPLLNIYYLERIEETALKKGLSTQAIWRRLWDELMKTRPSSLESVTCWRAKFMEAFFSHVLRGTIDVSSDRRLCDQRFSPLLHSSRHVRQLTICNMLQGATELVAEPNRRVLETLASSLHTLKFRHLLFSDVAAQQSLRQLLHQLIHHGAVSQVSLYSWPVPESALFILILTMSAGFWQSGPGAPPCRLCGEASRGRAPSRDEGSLLLGSRRPRRDAAERCAAALMATRRKSEAKQMPRVAPATRVTRRSTQESLTTGGTDPKRELHPPATSQEAPGTRRPPSAPVATSSASSSTSSSKRAPASSAPQPKPLKRFKRATGKKGVRTRQGSGAESEDLYDFVFIVAGEKEDGEEMEIGEVACGALDGSDPSCLGLPALEASQRFRSISTLELFTVPLSTEAALTLCHLLSSWVSLESLTLSYNGLGSNIFRLLDSLRALSGQAGCRLRALHLSDLFSPLPILELTRAIVRALPLLRVLSIRVDHPSQRDNPAVPGSAGPPSHIIGDEEIPENCLEQLEMGFPRGAQPAPLLCSVLKASGSLQQLSLDSATFASPQDFGLVLQTLKEYNVALKRLSFHDMNLADCQSEVLFLLQNLTLQEITFSFCRLFEKRPAQFLPEMVAAMKGNSTLKGLRLPGNRLGNAGLLALADVFSEDSSSSLCQLDISSNCIKPDGLLEFAKRLERWGRGAFGHLRLFQNWLDQDAVTAREAIRRLRATCHVVSDSWDSSQAFADYVSTM, encoded by the exons CCCTCCCAGGCCCAATACTGCAAAGCATCTTACCTCTGCTCAATATATATTACTTGGAGAGGATTGAGGAAACTGCCCTTAAGAAAG GCCTTTCCACTCAGGCCATCTGGCGCCGGCTGTGGGATGAGCTGATGAAGACCAGGCCTTCCAGTTTGGAG AGTGTGACCTGTTGGCGAGCTAAGTTTATGGAGGCCTTTTTTTCCCATGTTCTACGTGGGACCATTGATGTGTCTTCTGACAGGCGTCTTTGTGACCAGCGCTTCTCGCCTCTTCTGCACAGCTCCCGCCATGTTCGGCAGCTCACCATCTGCAACATGTTGCAGGGTGCAACTGAGCTAGTGGCTGAACCCAACCGCAGGGTTCTGGAGACCCTGGCCAGTTCCCTGCACACCCTCAAGTTCCGCCACCTGCTATTCTCCGACGTGGCTGCTCAGCAGTCACTTCGACAGCTGTTGCATCAGCTCATTCACCATGGGGCTGTCAGCCAGGTGTCGCTATACTCCTGGCCTGTGCCTGAGTCAGCCCTTTTCATCCTTATTCTTACCATGAGTGCTGGCTTCTGGCAGTCAGGCCCTGGTGCCCCACCCTGCCGCCTTTGTGGAGAAGCCTCTCGAGGCCGGGCCCCCTCCAGAGATGAAGGGTCCCTCTTGTTGGGTTCACGCAGACCTCGCCGGGATGCTGCTGAGCGATGTGCAGCAGCCCTGATGGCCACTCGGCGGAAGAGTGAAGCAAAGCAGATGCCCAGAGTTGCACCTGCCACTCGGGTAACACGCCGGAGCACACAAGAGAGCCTGACCACAGGCGGAACAGACCCTAAAAGAGAGCTGCACCCTCCAGCCACCTCCCAGGAGGCTCCGGGCACCAGGCGGCCACCCTCTGCTCCAGTCGCCACTTCCTCTGCCTCTTCTTCCACATCCTCATCCAAGAGGGCTCCGGCTAGCTCAGCCCCACAGCCTAAGCCCCTAAAGCGTTTCAAGCGAGCTACAGGCAAGAAGGGTGTTCGTACCCGTCAGGGGTCTGGTGCAGAGTCTGAAGATCTATATGACTTTGTTTTCATTGTGGCTGGCGAGAAGGAGGATGGTGAAGAGATGGAGATTGGGGAAGTAGCTTGTGGAGCTTTGGATGGGTCAGATCCCAGCTGCCTGGGGCTTCCAGCACTGGAGGCCTCCCAACGATTCCGCAGCATATCCACCTTGGAGCTATTCACAGTTCCACTTTCCACAGAAGCAGCTCTGACACTATGCCACCTGCTGAGCTCCTGGGTGTCTCTGGAGAGCCTCACACTCTCCTACAACG GCCTGGGCTCTAACATCTTTCGCCTACTGGACAGCCTCCGGGCCCTGTCAGGCCAGGCTGGATGTCGCCTCCGTGCCCTGCATCTCAGTGACCTATTCTCACCACTGCCCATCTTGGAGCTGACACGTGCCATTGTGCGAGCCCTGCCTCTGCTGCGAGTCCTCTCTATTCGTGTTGACCACCCCAGCCAGCGGGACAACCCTGCTGTGCCAGGGAGTGCAGGACCTCCTAGCCACATAATTGGGGATGAGGAGATACCAG AAAACTGCTTGGAGCAGTTGGAAATGGGGTTTCCACGGGGAGCCCAGCCAGCCCCACTGCTCTGCTCTGTACTGAAGGCCTCAGGTTCTCTGCAGCAGCTGTCCCTGGATAGTGCCACCTTCGCCTCTCCCCAGGATTTTGGGCTTGTGCTGCAGACACTCAAAG AATACAATGTAGCCCTGAAAAGGCTAAGCTTCCATGACATGAATCTGGCTGACTGTCAGAGCGAGGTGCTCTTTTTGCTACAGAACCTGACTCTTCAAG AGATTACCTTCTCCTTCTGCCGTCTGTTTGAGAAACGCCCAGCTCAATTTTTGCCTGAGATGGTTGCTGCTATGAAGGGCAACTCCACTCTGAAGGGCCTACGACTGCCAGGGAACCGCCTGG gGAATGCTGGATTGCTGGCCTTGGCAGATGTTTTCTCAGAGGATTCATCCTCCTCTCTGTGTCAGCTGGACATCAG CTCCAACTGCATCAAGCCAGATGGGCTTCTGGAGTTTGCCAAGCGGCTAGAGCGCTGGGGCCGTGGAGCCTTTGGTCACCTGCGCCTTTTCCAGAACTGGCTGGACCAGGATGCAGTCACAGCCAGGGAAGCCATCCGGCGGCTCCGGGCCACCTGCCACGTGGTTAGCGACTCATGGGACTCCTCCCAGGCCTTCGCAGATTATGTCAGCACCATGTGA
- the LRRC41 gene encoding leucine-rich repeat-containing protein 41 isoform X2, translating to MKTRPSSLESVTCWRAKFMEAFFSHVLRGTIDVSSDRRLCDQRFSPLLHSSRHVRQLTICNMLQGATELVAEPNRRVLETLASSLHTLKFRHLLFSDVAAQQSLRQLLHQLIHHGAVSQVSLYSWPVPESALFILILTMSAGFWQSGPGAPPCRLCGEASRGRAPSRDEGSLLLGSRRPRRDAAERCAAALMATRRKSEAKQMPRVAPATRVTRRSTQESLTTGGTDPKRELHPPATSQEAPGTRRPPSAPVATSSASSSTSSSKRAPASSAPQPKPLKRFKRATGKKGVRTRQGSGAESEDLYDFVFIVAGEKEDGEEMEIGEVACGALDGSDPSCLGLPALEASQRFRSISTLELFTVPLSTEAALTLCHLLSSWVSLESLTLSYNGLGSNIFRLLDSLRALSGQAGCRLRALHLSDLFSPLPILELTRAIVRALPLLRVLSIRVDHPSQRDNPAVPGSAGPPSHIIGDEEIPENCLEQLEMGFPRGAQPAPLLCSVLKASGSLQQLSLDSATFASPQDFGLVLQTLKEYNVALKRLSFHDMNLADCQSEVLFLLQNLTLQEITFSFCRLFEKRPAQFLPEMVAAMKGNSTLKGLRLPGNRLGNAGLLALADVFSEDSSSSLCQLDISSNCIKPDGLLEFAKRLERWGRGAFGHLRLFQNWLDQDAVTAREAIRRLRATCHVVSDSWDSSQAFADYVSTM from the exons ATGAAGACCAGGCCTTCCAGTTTGGAG AGTGTGACCTGTTGGCGAGCTAAGTTTATGGAGGCCTTTTTTTCCCATGTTCTACGTGGGACCATTGATGTGTCTTCTGACAGGCGTCTTTGTGACCAGCGCTTCTCGCCTCTTCTGCACAGCTCCCGCCATGTTCGGCAGCTCACCATCTGCAACATGTTGCAGGGTGCAACTGAGCTAGTGGCTGAACCCAACCGCAGGGTTCTGGAGACCCTGGCCAGTTCCCTGCACACCCTCAAGTTCCGCCACCTGCTATTCTCCGACGTGGCTGCTCAGCAGTCACTTCGACAGCTGTTGCATCAGCTCATTCACCATGGGGCTGTCAGCCAGGTGTCGCTATACTCCTGGCCTGTGCCTGAGTCAGCCCTTTTCATCCTTATTCTTACCATGAGTGCTGGCTTCTGGCAGTCAGGCCCTGGTGCCCCACCCTGCCGCCTTTGTGGAGAAGCCTCTCGAGGCCGGGCCCCCTCCAGAGATGAAGGGTCCCTCTTGTTGGGTTCACGCAGACCTCGCCGGGATGCTGCTGAGCGATGTGCAGCAGCCCTGATGGCCACTCGGCGGAAGAGTGAAGCAAAGCAGATGCCCAGAGTTGCACCTGCCACTCGGGTAACACGCCGGAGCACACAAGAGAGCCTGACCACAGGCGGAACAGACCCTAAAAGAGAGCTGCACCCTCCAGCCACCTCCCAGGAGGCTCCGGGCACCAGGCGGCCACCCTCTGCTCCAGTCGCCACTTCCTCTGCCTCTTCTTCCACATCCTCATCCAAGAGGGCTCCGGCTAGCTCAGCCCCACAGCCTAAGCCCCTAAAGCGTTTCAAGCGAGCTACAGGCAAGAAGGGTGTTCGTACCCGTCAGGGGTCTGGTGCAGAGTCTGAAGATCTATATGACTTTGTTTTCATTGTGGCTGGCGAGAAGGAGGATGGTGAAGAGATGGAGATTGGGGAAGTAGCTTGTGGAGCTTTGGATGGGTCAGATCCCAGCTGCCTGGGGCTTCCAGCACTGGAGGCCTCCCAACGATTCCGCAGCATATCCACCTTGGAGCTATTCACAGTTCCACTTTCCACAGAAGCAGCTCTGACACTATGCCACCTGCTGAGCTCCTGGGTGTCTCTGGAGAGCCTCACACTCTCCTACAACG GCCTGGGCTCTAACATCTTTCGCCTACTGGACAGCCTCCGGGCCCTGTCAGGCCAGGCTGGATGTCGCCTCCGTGCCCTGCATCTCAGTGACCTATTCTCACCACTGCCCATCTTGGAGCTGACACGTGCCATTGTGCGAGCCCTGCCTCTGCTGCGAGTCCTCTCTATTCGTGTTGACCACCCCAGCCAGCGGGACAACCCTGCTGTGCCAGGGAGTGCAGGACCTCCTAGCCACATAATTGGGGATGAGGAGATACCAG AAAACTGCTTGGAGCAGTTGGAAATGGGGTTTCCACGGGGAGCCCAGCCAGCCCCACTGCTCTGCTCTGTACTGAAGGCCTCAGGTTCTCTGCAGCAGCTGTCCCTGGATAGTGCCACCTTCGCCTCTCCCCAGGATTTTGGGCTTGTGCTGCAGACACTCAAAG AATACAATGTAGCCCTGAAAAGGCTAAGCTTCCATGACATGAATCTGGCTGACTGTCAGAGCGAGGTGCTCTTTTTGCTACAGAACCTGACTCTTCAAG AGATTACCTTCTCCTTCTGCCGTCTGTTTGAGAAACGCCCAGCTCAATTTTTGCCTGAGATGGTTGCTGCTATGAAGGGCAACTCCACTCTGAAGGGCCTACGACTGCCAGGGAACCGCCTGG gGAATGCTGGATTGCTGGCCTTGGCAGATGTTTTCTCAGAGGATTCATCCTCCTCTCTGTGTCAGCTGGACATCAG CTCCAACTGCATCAAGCCAGATGGGCTTCTGGAGTTTGCCAAGCGGCTAGAGCGCTGGGGCCGTGGAGCCTTTGGTCACCTGCGCCTTTTCCAGAACTGGCTGGACCAGGATGCAGTCACAGCCAGGGAAGCCATCCGGCGGCTCCGGGCCACCTGCCACGTGGTTAGCGACTCATGGGACTCCTCCCAGGCCTTCGCAGATTATGTCAGCACCATGTGA
- the RAD54L gene encoding DNA repair and recombination protein RAD54-like isoform X1, with protein sequence MRRSLAPSQLAKRKPGGGVSDDEDWQPGAVTPKKQKSSSKTQSQDCFQSPFRKPLTQLTNGGPCLDSSQHEAFIRTILSKPFKVPIPNYQGPLGSRALGLKRAGVRRALHDPLEEGALVLYEPPPLSAHDQLKLDKEKLSVHVVVDPVLSKVLRPHQREGVKFLWECVTSRRIPGSQGCIMADEMGLGKTLQCITLMWTLLRQSPECKPEIDKAVVVSPSSLVKNWYNEVGKWLGGRIHPLAIDGGSKEEIDQKLEGFMNQRGTRVPSPILIISYETFRLHVGVLQKGSVGLIICDEGHRLKNSENQTYQALDSLNTSRRVLISGTPIQNDLLEYFSLVHFVNSGILGTAHEFKKHFELPILRGRDAAASEADRHLGEERLQELTSIVNRCLIRRTSDILSKYLPVKIEQVVCCRLTHLQMELYKRFLRQAKPAEELREGSKISVSSLSSITSLKKLCNHPLLIYDKCVAEEDGFQGALELFPPGYSSKTLEPQLSGKMLVLDYILAVTRSRSSDKVVLVSNYTQTLDLFEKLCRARRYLYVRLDGTMSIKKRAKVVERFNSLSSPDFVFMLSSKAGGCGLNLIGANRLVMFDPDWNPANDEQAMARVWRDGQKKTCYIYRLLSAGTIEEKIFQRQSHKKALSSCVVDKEQDVERHFSLGELKELFTLDEASLSDTHDRLHCRRCVNNRQVRPPPDGYDCTSDLAQWNHSSDKRGLQDEVLQAAWDAASTAITFVFHQRSHEEQQGLH encoded by the exons gAAGCATTTATTCGAACCATTTTGTCAAAGCCTTTCAAAGTTCCCATTCCAAATTACCAAG GTCCTCTGGGCTCTCGGGCATTGGGCCTCAAAAGGGCTGGGGTCCGTCGGGCTCTACATGACCCCCTGGAAGAAGGTGCCTTGGTTCTGTACGAACCTCCCCCACTGAGTGCCCATGACCAGCTGAAGCTTGATAA GGAAAAACTCTCTGTCCATGTGGTCGTTGATCCTGTTCTCAGTAAGGTCTTGCGGCCTCATCAGAGAGAG GGAGTGAAGTTCCTGTGGGAGTGTGTAACCAGTCGGCGCATCCCTGGTAGCCAAGGCTGCATTATGGCTGATGAGATGGGCCTGGGCAAGACACTGCAGTGCATCACGTTGATGTGGACACTTTTGCGCCAGAGTCCAGAGTGCAAGCCAGAAATTGACAAAGCAGTGGTGGTGTCACCCTCCAGCCTGGTGAAGAACTGGTACAATGAGGTTGGGAAATGGCTTGGAGGGAGAATCCATCCTCTGGCCATCGACGGAGGCTCTAAGGAAGAGATAGACCAAAAACTGG AAGGATTCATGAACCAGCGTGGAACCAGAGTGCCGTCTCCCATCCTCATCATCTCCTATGAGACATTCCGCCTTCATGTTGGAGTCCTCCAAAAAGGGAGTGTTGGATTGATCATATGCGATGAG GGACACAGGCTCAAGAACTCGGAGAATCAGACTTACCAGGCCTTGGACAGTTTGAACACCAGCCGGCGGGTGCTTATCTCTGGGACTCCCATCCAGAACGATCTGCTTGAGTATTTCAGCTTGgtacattttgttaattcaggCATCCTGG GGACTGCCCATGAGTTCAAGAAGCATTTTGAATTGCCAATTTTGAGGGGTCGAGATGCAGCTGCCAGTGAGGCAGATAGGCATCTAGGAGAGGAGCGACTGCAGGAGCTCACCAGCATTGTGAATAG GTGTCTGATCCGGAGAACATCTGATATCCTTTCTAAATATTTGCCTGTGAAGATTGAGCAGGTGGTTTGTTGTAG GTTGACACACCTTCAGATGGAGTTATATAAGAGGTTTCTGAGACAGGCTAAGCCAGCAGAAGAGTTGCGTGAGGGCAGCAAGATAAGTGTGTCTTCCCTTTCTTCTATCACCTCACTAAAGAAGCTCTGTAATC ATCCATTGCTGATCTATGATAAGTGTGTTGCGGAGGAGGATGGCTTCCAAGGTGCCTTGGAACTATTTCCCCCTGGTTATAGCTCCAAGACTCTAGAGCCTCAGCTGTCAG GTAAGATGCTGGTTCTTGATTACATTCTGGCGGTGACCCGGAGCCGCAGCAGTGACAAAGTAGTGCTGGTATCCAATTACACCCAGACATTGGACCTCTTTGAGAAGCTCTGCCGGGCCCGAAG GTACTTGTATGTCCGCCTGGATGGCACGATGTCCATCAAGAAGCGAGCCAAGGTTGTAGAACGCTTCAACAGTCTATCG AGCCCTGACTTTGTCTTCATGCTGAGCAGCAAAGCTGGGGGCTGTGGCCTCAATCTCATTGGGGCTAACCGGCTGGTCATGTTTGACCCTGACTGGAACCCAGCTAATGATGAACAAGCCATGGCCCGGGTCTGGCGTGATGGCCAAAAAAAGACTTGCTATATCTACCGCCTGCTGTCT GCAGGAACCATTGAAGAGAAGATCTTCCAACGTCAGAGCCACAAGAAGGCACTGAGCAGCTGTGTGGTGGACAAGGAGCAGGATGTGGAGCGGCACTTCTCTCTGGGCGAGTTGAAGGAGCTGTTTACCTTGGATGAGGCTAGCCTCAGTGACACACATGACAG GTTGCACTGCCGCCGCTGTGTCAACAACCGCCAGGTCCGGCCACCCCCTGATGGTTACGACTGCACCTCAGATCTGGCTCAATGGAACCATAGCAGTGATAAGCGTGGGCTCCAGGATGAGGTACTCCAGGCTGCCTGGGATGCTGCCTCCACTGCTATCACCTTCGTCTTCCACCAGCGCTCCCATGAGGAGCAGCAAGGGCTTCACTGA